The Nicotiana tomentosiformis chromosome 2, ASM39032v3, whole genome shotgun sequence genome includes the window ATAGCAAAATAACCCCAAAAAAGAAAAGCAATGAAGAAGTTGTAAAATTTTACCTCAGTGGTAGGGTGAAGCAAAAGGTAAACACACTGATAATAGAAAGTGCCACAATCAACTTTCTCCACTGTAGCACTATAAGGCTTCACTGTGTCACAAGCTTTCTTGAGCCTGTCAAGTGCCTCAGCCTCAGTCAACCGAATTGCTCCGACGACCGTCACGTGAGGTTCAAACTGGGGCCCACCGAACTCCGATCGGAGACCCTCCATCAACTTCTTCACCTTCACTCTCACATCCTCCGGCGGCAGAGCCCACACAGAGTAAACGTGCTTTTCCAGCACTGCTTCACTGACTTGTACCTGCTGCATAACTGTAGTAACAGCCTCCATCAGAACGGAATTGAACGATAGGATGAAGTGATGAACCAATAATTCGAGAAAAACCAAGGAATCTGACGAGAAATAAATTATGGGTGTTGAGATTTGATTTTTATGATTTCATTTATTATCACTTATTTTTGGTTTATGATTTGGACTCGAGAGGTAATGGAAATCTTAGGGAAAGCACAAACGGGTATATAGTTAACTAGTTATGTGTGTTGCAAATAATcttaattattaatattaataaaAACTTACCATCTTGCTACATTCTCCGTTATGTTCTAAAAGTAAAAACTTATCCGCACAGTATGTATACACCCGCCTTAATTAAGTTAATCATAAAAGATAATTAAGGTTGTTAGGAGTCTTATttctaataaataaataaaaattaaaaaggaaTTAACGAAATAAAATATAGGCTTGCCGTGCCTTCTCTTTTATTTCGGGCGGctcttcaatttcatgttctccCGTGGTTCTTCTCCATCACTCTCCAAGAACTATTGCTGGTTTGGGAGTTAAAAAATTGGCATATAACAGGTTAGTTCatactatttttaaaaaaatggcatATAGAAAGTTAGCATATAGGTTTGCCGTGCCttctcttttattttgtgcatatTGTTTCTGCCACTGTTTTTATTTCTCCATTGCCGCTGATTGAAAAACCTCATTGTTTTACTTATCTTGGTACTTGAAAAATTAGAAGTATCGGTACTCTTGAAAACATTAAAACAAATACTCGTGGTTTGACTTTAGGACTTAGGAAAGTCTTTTACGTCAATTAATGTGTAGAAACGAAAATTCTATATGTGTATTATTTAGGAGTATTCTGAGTTAtactatctccaaattttatttttaaatattattaatttggtCTTTTTATATTTTGTTACATGAATCTGGCTAAATTTGATTATAGTTGTataaatttttctattttttctgtTGTTATATATATCACCAAAATTTATTTCTTCTTTTGTAATATCAGAATGTCAAATTTTGAGAAGACAAACAATATTGAGAGTCATGAAGAGTCATTAGAAGACATTAGAATTGAAGAGGATGATGAGAAAATAGAAGACGAGAAAGTTTCAGAAAATTACATAACTGAATTAGAGGAAAAAATGAAAGATCAAATTGTTAGGGACAAGGACGAAGCTTATAACTTATATTGTGAATATGCACATTATTAAGGTTTCAGTGTAAGGAAGGATAAACAATATTACTTTCAAGATGTGTAGTGATAAGAGAAAAACGATTTGTGTGCTATAAGCATGGGGAAAAAGATGAAAGGCAAAGGAAATCCAGTAAGGCATCTTGCAGTCACATAGACCCACGATCAAAATTTTCTGCAATGATAAACTTTAAGCGTCAATTTCCTAATAGTCCTTTCGTGGTGGATAGATTTGTTAAAGAGCATAATCATGAGATGGCTTCACCGAAAAAGAGTCACTTGTTAAGATCTGCTCGTTCAATAACTAAAACCAAAGGGCTAGTGATTGAAAATAAGGTTAACGTTGGTATAAAGCCGACTGCAACATATTCTTACTTGGCAGAAGTTTCTGGAGGGACTGATGTTTTAGGTTATTCAAAAAaagattattttaattttatacaTGAGTTGATGAAATCTAAGGTGGAAGCTGGGG containing:
- the LOC104107885 gene encoding cyclic phosphodiesterase-like translates to MEAVTTVMQQVQVSEAVLEKHVYSVWALPPEDVRVKVKKLMEGLRSEFGGPQFEPHVTVVGAIRLTEAEALDRLKKACDTVKPYSATVEKVDCGTFYYQCVYLLLHPTTEVVEASAHCCSHFGYNRTGTYMPHLSLLYGDLTDEEKKKAQEKAYILDEGICSLSFPISHLALCKTDTEDKSCKSWEKVEEYSLQP